The Ptychodera flava strain L36383 chromosome 7, AS_Pfla_20210202, whole genome shotgun sequence DNA window ATAATGCACGTACACAGGTTTCGTCAAAATACCTTCTTACcacattttaataaaatacaCTTGCTAAATTTAAAAACAAGAAGCATTTCTATCGAGAtgaataaaaaatcaacttgTGTCTTTAAAGCATTCACATTAAAATATCATGAACCAGTCAAAAAGGTGATGTAACGGCAGTAAGATAACAAAGCAATATGAACTCTACACTCTTGATTTTGGCAAACAGcttcttgttttgcctgttcacAGTGCACCTGTACTTGGTGAACAGGGTAACATGACTCGCCTAAGGTGAAACTCGAGGCAGAGCCTGGTCAAATTTACGGAACAAATTACCTGTGCTTTCAACAGAAGCGGCTGGAAACCAATACACGAACATTTTAACACATAAGTTACGGGGACAAAGTCGGTGTTTGGGATGTATTTCAGCCAATATTGTATTGTTTGTGAGATCATTCATAAAGAAATATGCCCTGTGGTCAACAAAACGTAACTTGGTTACATCTTATCGGCAGAAAAGATAAAAGAGAACCTGCTTACATAATTCTGGTAGATAGCAGAGATTCCATGCTGATGGGGCAAGCAAGCCGCTCTAAACTGCAACACAAACTGTGTTTTACAGTGTATTTgtcgcatgcatgcatgctatATCGACGCTAGTTCATAGCTGATTTGTAAAACACATTCCACGGCACAGAAAATACCGCAATTCATCGACTTTGTCCGTTTTAAAAAGGAGAAAAAGTATTCATCAGCCTTTCTTTTGACAGCTGGAAAAATAATCTTTTGATCCATGAAAAAACGCTCAAAATTGATAGCATCACATGGTGTCATCTTCATTCCTGTGCGTCATGGTAACAGTGCTCGCTGTACTGACTggaatttttgaagttttgtctTCTACAGTCCAGGGAATGACGCCGCATCGATCATAAAGCAACCCAACACATAAAATATGCCCAGTAGAAGATTAAGTTTGGCGGTCCGTTGAGGAATCTTCGAAAGGCTTCCCTGGCGAAACTTTTTCTCCAAATCAAACGCTATGGGCAGAGTAACCAGTGGCAGTAGAAAACCCGGGGAGAAGTTGATACCCAGTACACAAAATATGATGTATGGCAGAAACACTAGAATCACGTAAAAACTGTACGAGCCCATCCGTCCGAGTAAAATGGCCACGGTGACGACGCCTGCGTTCCGGTCCGCTTCCATGTCCCTCGTGTTATTCCCGTGTAGTATGGCTTCCGTGTTCAGCGCGAGGGGCAGTGCATACAACAGCGGAGATGTGGCGAGAGTTCCAGTTTGGGCCACGTAAGCAAACATTACAGCAAGTGGTCCAAATGTTATTACTATGACCAGATCACCCAAGGCTAAATATTTTAGACCTATTCCACCGGTGTAAAGGAAAGAGCTGGACAATCCGCCGAAGTATATGAGAGCTAGGTGCTCCATTTTAGCCGGCGAAACTACAACGATAAACAGCAGACATACACAGCCGAGAGCGTAGAGGACAGCCCCGAAAGTCGCTACGTCTCCAGGTTCCAGGATCCGATCAACGAGAGTACGGTCGTCGCTTTTCTTACTATCGATGCCTTTCAGGTAGTCAAAGTAGGTGTTTGTCAGATTTCCAGCGCCATGTACGCACAGAACTCCGGCAAACGTCAGCAGGGCCGTCATTATGTTCAAGGTACCGGTGGATTTGTACGCCAAAGCTGTTCCCAGTGCCACCGGAGTCAGCGAAGCGCTGAACGACCAAGGCCGTAGGGCTAACCAGTACGACGATATTCGCGATCTCTGTCGCATAATTCCCTTCTTGGTCCCATTTGCCTGTCCGTGAACACTGTTGATTTCCATTATTGGCGAGAACAAATAAAACTAGCctcaatgtaaaatattttcatgttataTCACATCGGCACGTACTCCACCGAGCGTGAGCGCCGACCAACATGGTgcggatatgacgtcacaagtAACCCATGACCCTAAAGATCCAATATTCATATGTTTTATCTATACTTTCAGCAAACGTGACCACTAGGGAGCAATTACGGATGAAaacatatgcaaaaatattcatcaaatcTTCCTCGTATCTTTGAAAGACTAGTCTATTTTTCTTTCGACAAGGAGTTGAGTCAAAGGCAAATAGGTCAAAGGTTGAATGAAAACGAGGCTAAGGATATCACCTGAAATGGCGATTCCCCGAAGGTAAGTGTTTATGCGTTGTTTACAAGTATTGTCGAGCACAGAAGTATACCATTATTCTCATTCACATGATTGTTTATCAACACTTGACTTAGAAGTGTAATCATTTTACATCAGTGGCTTTGGCGAACATTCCTCAAAAAGAAATTAACGAGTCTGGTACTGTGTACATCTTGCATGTGTTCAGATAGTATGGCCATTTTGGCACAGTGCACTGCACACCTTGCTCGCGCAGTGACTGTCTGGCAAAGGTGACTTCCAGTATTTCAACCATGCCACGGTATTTTACAAAGACTTCTCCGAGATTCTAACCCCATCGTTTCACAAAGCGAAAAAGTCACTGTACCACTGCCTTCTTACAACCCTTTATCATTCACACTCTCGGTTTCAGAACATTCGCGTGACTGTCGACAAGTTGTAGACGGTTCCCGGAAGTAGTTTCGTCGGCGACTTCGACTTCAGCGCGCGTGTCGTCACAAGATGATATTCCAATTTATCAATGGGCTCAAGAGTCGGAACGAAGATACGAGAGCAAAAGCCGCCAAAGACCTGCAGCACTATGTCACCACGGAGCTGCGCGAGGTCTCCGTGGACGAGTACACTTCGTTCATGGACAAGCTGAACCACTTCATCTTTGAATTGGTGTCCAGTTCTGATGTCAACGACAAGAAGGGAGGAATTCTTGCAATAGGTTTGTACAGACTTTTACATCTTCAGTAATCTTGGATTTTTACTACAAATCCCCTGGGGCTCCAGTGCACATCAGCGGATACAAACTGAATGAGATTTCCTCTCTATCCCCAACGCAACGCTAGCCATCATTTGCCATTCCTAAATCACATGAGCAATTAAATTGACATGTTATATGTATCCACAATATTCACTCTTGACTTGACTGGTTTTACCCAAAGACCTTTGAGCGACAGAGTCACTCCCTTTCCTAAAAAGGATCTTTTCTTTGCAGCACAACACAAAAGCTCTCTGCTCATGTAAGGCCTGTTTGCCTGTATTTATCAGTTTATTGAGCTACCTGAACTATGTAGTGTACTGCTTCTGGTCACTCGACCCCTGACTAGTTCAACCTCACCTGACCTGGTCACCTAGACCCTTTCCCTTCCACCCTGGTCACCTTGACCCCCTCAAACCTTTCCTTTGGTATGGGGGAGACAAATTTGTATCGTTATCTCGAAAGCACGTTGTCAGTTTTGTTAGATGCTCATAGCACTGAAGGGCTTTAGTGGAAGCTTAGTAATGCCAG harbors:
- the LOC139136842 gene encoding ubiA prenyltransferase domain-containing protein 1-like; the encoded protein is MEINSVHGQANGTKKGIMRQRSRISSYWLALRPWSFSASLTPVALGTALAYKSTGTLNIMTALLTFAGVLCVHGAGNLTNTYFDYLKGIDSKKSDDRTLVDRILEPGDVATFGAVLYALGCVCLLFIVVVSPAKMEHLALIYFGGLSSSFLYTGGIGLKYLALGDLVIVITFGPLAVMFAYVAQTGTLATSPLLYALPLALNTEAILHGNNTRDMEADRNAGVVTVAILLGRMGSYSFYVILVFLPYIIFCVLGINFSPGFLLPLVTLPIAFDLEKKFRQGSLSKIPQRTAKLNLLLGIFYVLGCFMIDAASFPGL